In Woeseia oceani, one DNA window encodes the following:
- the ybgC gene encoding tol-pal system-associated acyl-CoA thioesterase, with protein MPLSADQSAFLWPVRVYYEDTDAQGVVYYANYFRYMERARTEWLRALGVEQDVLMQEQRRVFVVVDTQAEFLKPARFNDQLTVSARLLNRARASFDLEQIISRTNGELLVRGRTRAAYLNADTMKPVRLPADLFEESKI; from the coding sequence ATGCCTCTATCCGCTGATCAATCCGCCTTCCTTTGGCCCGTCCGCGTCTATTATGAAGACACGGATGCGCAGGGTGTTGTCTACTACGCAAATTATTTCCGCTACATGGAACGGGCGCGTACGGAATGGTTGCGCGCTCTCGGTGTCGAACAGGATGTATTGATGCAGGAGCAGAGACGGGTTTTCGTTGTGGTCGATACTCAAGCGGAGTTTCTGAAGCCAGCCAGATTCAATGACCAGTTGACAGTTAGTGCACGTCTGCTCAATCGCGCGCGCGCCAGCTTCGACCTGGAACAAATTATTTCACGCACCAATGGGGAATTACTGGTTCGGGGCCGCACGCGTGCCGCGTATTTGAACGCGGACACGATGAAACCAGTCAGATTACCCGCCGATCTCTTCGAGGAATCGAAAATATGA
- the tolR gene encoding protein TolR, with protein MASPLQKRKLMGDINVVPYIDVMLVLLIIFMVTAPLLTQGVQVELPKAGAEPITDLPDTPPLVLSVDRDGNLFINFGDGQDSPASADEIVRRASILINEHPNIPVLVKGDRAVPYGNVVGAMVLLQRAGAAKVGFVTDPLDTYPIPE; from the coding sequence ATGGCATCGCCACTGCAGAAGCGCAAATTGATGGGCGATATCAACGTCGTGCCCTACATCGACGTGATGCTGGTGTTGCTGATCATTTTCATGGTTACTGCGCCGCTGTTGACTCAAGGCGTGCAGGTGGAGTTGCCAAAAGCCGGCGCTGAACCCATCACGGACTTGCCGGATACGCCACCGCTGGTGCTCAGCGTTGACCGTGACGGCAATCTGTTTATCAATTTTGGGGACGGTCAGGACAGCCCGGCGTCGGCTGACGAAATAGTGCGACGCGCCAGTATCCTGATTAACGAGCATCCGAATATACCGGTGTTGGTAAAAGGTGATCGCGCAGTGCCTTACGGCAATGTGGTGGGTGCAATGGTTTTGCTGCAACGTGCGGGTGCTGCCAAGGTGGGCTTCGTTACTGATCCCCTCGACACGTACCCGATTCCGGAATAA
- the ruvB gene encoding Holliday junction branch migration DNA helicase RuvB encodes MSAIEHDRLTSAVQRDEDRHFDRAIRPRTLADYVGQPKVCQQMNIFITAAKQREEALDHVLIFGPPGLGKTTLAHIVANEMKVNMRQTSGPVLERPGDLAAILTNLEPNDVLFVDEIHRLSPVVEEVLYPAMEDFQLDIMIGEGPAARSIKLDLPPFTLIGATTRAGLLTSPLRDRFGIVQRLEFYAAPDLESIANRSAEILGLPIESDGAGEIASRSRGTPRIVNRLLRRVRDFAEVEGNGLVTGDIARRAMDLLEVDPHGFDAMDRRLLQTIIDKFDGGPVGVESLAAALGEERGTIEDVLEPYLIQQGFMMRTARGRVATRNAYLHFGLTPPVREAIPELPLFEQP; translated from the coding sequence ATGTCGGCTATTGAACACGACAGATTGACCAGCGCGGTGCAGCGGGACGAAGACCGGCATTTCGACCGAGCGATTCGGCCCCGCACGCTGGCCGACTATGTTGGGCAGCCGAAAGTCTGCCAGCAAATGAACATTTTCATCACCGCCGCAAAGCAACGCGAAGAAGCGCTCGACCATGTGTTGATTTTTGGCCCACCGGGCCTGGGCAAAACCACGCTGGCGCATATCGTCGCCAACGAAATGAAAGTCAACATGCGGCAGACCTCAGGCCCCGTCCTGGAGCGCCCGGGTGATTTGGCCGCCATACTCACCAATCTCGAACCGAACGATGTTCTGTTTGTCGACGAAATTCACCGCTTGAGTCCGGTGGTTGAAGAAGTGCTGTACCCGGCAATGGAAGATTTTCAGCTCGACATCATGATCGGCGAGGGCCCTGCAGCACGTTCGATCAAACTCGACCTGCCGCCGTTTACGTTGATTGGCGCGACCACGCGCGCTGGCCTGTTGACCTCACCGCTGCGGGATCGCTTCGGCATCGTGCAACGTCTCGAGTTTTACGCCGCGCCGGACCTTGAATCCATTGCCAATCGTTCGGCTGAAATCCTGGGTTTACCGATCGAAAGCGATGGTGCCGGCGAGATCGCGAGCAGGTCACGCGGCACACCTCGGATCGTCAATCGATTGTTACGGCGGGTAAGGGACTTTGCCGAAGTTGAAGGCAACGGTCTTGTAACGGGTGATATAGCCCGACGAGCCATGGACCTGCTGGAAGTTGATCCGCACGGCTTTGACGCGATGGATCGTCGCCTGCTACAGACCATCATAGACAAGTTCGACGGTGGCCCGGTCGGTGTGGAAAGCCTGGCCGCGGCCCTGGGGGAGGAACGCGGTACGATTGAGGACGTGCTGGAACCGTATCTGATTCAACAGGGTTTCATGATGCGTACGGCCCGCGGCCGCGTCGCTACGCGCAACGCGTATCTGCATTTTGGCTTGACACCACCGGTTCGCGAAGCCATTCCCGAACTACCGCTTTTTGAACAACCCTGA
- the tolQ gene encoding protein TolQ, whose translation MTPDMSLMSLVLEASLPVQIVMLILLGASVVSWSIIFTKRRLIHRTKSASDDFESSFWSGGDLQSLYQNTARRKDGNIGMASIFESGFREFSRIKQQGDVEPAKIVEECQRAMRVSQMREVDRLEQSLATLATIGSTSPYIGLFGTVWGIMGSFHGLGANPQAATLASVAPGISEALVATAMGLFAAIPAVVAYNRYADKVVRLEIRYDGFMEEFTSILQRHARARTGA comes from the coding sequence ATGACGCCTGATATGTCGCTTATGAGCCTGGTTCTGGAAGCCAGCCTGCCCGTGCAGATAGTTATGCTGATCCTGCTCGGTGCATCCGTGGTTTCCTGGAGCATCATTTTTACCAAACGGCGGCTGATTCACCGAACCAAATCGGCCTCAGATGATTTTGAGTCCAGTTTTTGGTCGGGCGGCGATCTGCAGTCCCTGTACCAGAACACGGCGCGGCGCAAAGACGGCAACATCGGAATGGCCAGCATTTTCGAATCCGGGTTTCGGGAATTTTCACGAATCAAACAGCAAGGTGACGTTGAACCTGCGAAGATTGTCGAGGAATGCCAACGCGCAATGCGGGTCTCGCAGATGCGCGAAGTGGACCGGCTTGAGCAGAGCCTGGCTACGTTGGCGACTATTGGCTCTACCAGTCCGTACATCGGTTTGTTTGGAACCGTCTGGGGCATCATGGGTTCGTTCCACGGTCTCGGCGCCAACCCGCAGGCCGCAACCCTCGCGTCGGTTGCGCCAGGCATTTCGGAAGCGCTGGTAGCAACGGCGATGGGCCTGTTTGCCGCCATTCCGGCCGTTGTTGCGTACAACCGCTATGCGGACAAAGTCGTGCGACTTGAGATTCGCTACGACGGATTCATGGAAGAGTTCACCAGTATCCTCCAGCGCCACGCTCGCGCGCGGACCGGAGCCTGA
- a CDS encoding cell envelope integrity protein TolA, with product MRDDLNIIPVALAILLHVIIAALMIVGLDFSRAQQPAIPLAMTATLVTEADMQTVTQKAPEPVIDEPPVDEPEPEPEPEPEPESEPETPPVPDPAEQERQRLEEEKRQQDIREEQERVRQIQLREEQERIRKEQEAERIRQQKAEAERKKREEAEKEKQREEAERKRKEEVERQRLENERKKREAEEAERKRRLDAELAEEAKRLAAQQSGEMARYIYAIQQKIQRNWVRPPSAQPGIECVALVTQLPGGDVVDVVIDRCNGDAAVRRSIEAAIYKATPLPQPQNRALFDRNLRIVVKPEQ from the coding sequence ATGCGCGACGATCTCAACATCATTCCGGTTGCATTGGCTATCCTGCTGCACGTGATTATTGCGGCACTGATGATCGTGGGTCTGGACTTTTCCCGTGCGCAGCAACCGGCAATACCGTTGGCCATGACCGCGACCCTGGTGACCGAAGCCGACATGCAAACGGTGACTCAAAAGGCACCCGAGCCGGTTATCGATGAACCGCCGGTGGATGAGCCCGAACCTGAGCCCGAACCCGAACCCGAACCCGAATCGGAGCCTGAAACACCGCCAGTCCCCGATCCCGCGGAGCAGGAACGGCAACGGCTGGAGGAAGAGAAGCGCCAGCAGGATATACGTGAGGAACAGGAACGGGTGCGGCAGATTCAGCTGCGCGAAGAGCAGGAACGCATCCGCAAGGAACAGGAAGCAGAACGTATAAGGCAGCAAAAAGCGGAAGCCGAACGCAAGAAGCGCGAAGAAGCGGAGAAAGAAAAACAACGCGAAGAAGCGGAACGCAAGCGCAAGGAAGAAGTCGAACGACAGCGACTGGAAAACGAACGCAAAAAGCGCGAAGCGGAGGAGGCAGAACGCAAGCGGCGTCTCGACGCAGAACTGGCCGAAGAAGCTAAACGGCTGGCGGCGCAACAATCAGGTGAAATGGCGCGCTACATTTACGCCATTCAGCAAAAAATACAGAGAAACTGGGTACGCCCGCCCAGCGCGCAACCTGGTATCGAGTGCGTGGCACTGGTGACCCAGTTGCCGGGAGGCGATGTCGTTGACGTGGTCATAGACCGGTGTAACGGCGATGCGGCGGTACGGCGTTCGATCGAGGCGGCTATATACAAAGCGACGCCATTGCCTCAGCCTCAGAACCGGGCGCTATTCGATCGAAACTTGCGGATCGTCGTCAAACCTGAACAATAG
- the ruvA gene encoding Holliday junction branch migration protein RuvA produces the protein MIGMLRGTLAHKQPPQIIVDCNGVGYEIETPMSTFLDLPPLGKDVSLFTHLLVREDAQVLYGFATEDEKLLFRTLLKVSGVGAKMALSILSAMSVGDFARCVQLEDTAMLVKIPGVGKKTAERLIIEMRDKLAKAAEGLPQINKPNAVSDARTEAFDALASLGYKPAEIKRLLAKMDTDGMTSEDIIRQALRQTVGQGA, from the coding sequence ATGATTGGGATGTTGCGAGGTACGCTGGCGCACAAGCAGCCGCCGCAAATCATTGTTGACTGCAATGGTGTGGGCTACGAAATCGAAACGCCGATGTCGACCTTTCTTGACTTGCCGCCGCTGGGTAAGGATGTCAGTCTGTTCACGCACTTGCTGGTGCGCGAGGATGCACAAGTTCTTTACGGCTTCGCGACAGAAGATGAAAAGCTGCTGTTCCGGACGTTGCTGAAAGTCAGCGGTGTCGGCGCGAAGATGGCGCTGTCGATCTTGTCGGCGATGAGCGTTGGCGACTTTGCGCGTTGCGTACAACTGGAAGATACCGCGATGTTGGTCAAGATTCCGGGGGTGGGCAAGAAAACGGCGGAGCGACTGATCATTGAAATGCGCGACAAGCTGGCCAAAGCCGCCGAAGGATTGCCGCAGATCAACAAGCCGAATGCCGTCAGCGATGCTCGGACGGAAGCGTTTGACGCGCTCGCATCCCTTGGTTATAAGCCGGCCGAGATCAAACGATTACTGGCGAAAATGGATACCGATGGCATGACCTCCGAAGACATCATTCGTCAGGCGCTGCGGCAAACCGTGGGCCAGGGGGCATAA
- the ruvC gene encoding crossover junction endodeoxyribonuclease RuvC has protein sequence MSKTPITKQRILGIDPGSRLTGFGIIDVDVKLTTYVASGSVQSARGSFPERLQLIFQSIGEIVAEYQPQIVAIESVFVHKNAGSALKLGQARAAALCATFCMAAEVHEYAPREIKQAIVGTGAATKEQVQHMVTSLLSLDGAPSADAADALAAALCCAHRQRMHVRLNDVAEMRVIR, from the coding sequence GTGAGCAAAACGCCGATAACCAAGCAGCGAATATTGGGCATCGATCCGGGTTCCCGGCTGACCGGTTTCGGCATCATTGACGTTGACGTCAAGCTCACGACTTACGTGGCCAGTGGCTCCGTGCAAAGTGCGCGCGGCAGTTTCCCCGAACGGTTGCAGCTGATTTTCCAGTCTATTGGCGAGATAGTGGCCGAGTACCAGCCGCAAATTGTCGCTATCGAGAGTGTGTTCGTACACAAGAATGCCGGCAGTGCACTGAAACTGGGACAAGCCCGGGCAGCAGCCCTGTGTGCAACGTTTTGTATGGCAGCGGAAGTCCACGAGTACGCACCTCGTGAGATCAAGCAGGCGATTGTAGGAACCGGTGCAGCTACCAAGGAACAGGTCCAACACATGGTAACTTCCTTGTTGTCACTGGACGGTGCGCCATCTGCCGACGCTGCCGACGCTTTGGCAGCCGCACTCTGTTGCGCGCACCGACAACGAATGCACGTGCGATTGAACGATGTTGCCGAGATGCGAGTCATACGATGA
- the tolB gene encoding Tol-Pal system beta propeller repeat protein TolB yields the protein MKLHLLVRVALASLLLASGLARAELNVEITRGAGKQVPVAVVPFAWEGDGAAAPIDVAAVIAADLQRSGRFAPIDINKMLQRPTSGVDVNFSDWSILGVEALVIGRVTQTGDNVYSIQFQLFDVFGREQLVGYRMPASRGTMRVGAHRAADMIYEKLTGIPGVFGTQVTYVTATGTGRDRLYRLIVADADGENEHTIMESADPIMSPAWSPDSRRIAYVSFEGSVSSIFIQTLRTGNRVRVSNRAGINGSPSFSPDGRKLVLTLGGPDGNLDIHVMDIASREVTRLTTNRSIDTEGSWSPDGSQIYFTSDRSGGPQVYRISANGGTPERVTFEGSYNARPRLSPDGKKLALVHQNRGQFQIAVQDLASRQLLILSTGDQDESPSFAPNSDTLIYATRQGRQGVLATVSADGLIRQRLASGEGDVREPVWSPFPRY from the coding sequence ATGAAATTACACTTGCTAGTACGTGTTGCTCTTGCCAGTTTGTTACTCGCCAGCGGTTTGGCGCGTGCTGAACTGAACGTCGAAATCACCCGTGGCGCAGGGAAACAAGTGCCGGTGGCGGTTGTTCCCTTCGCGTGGGAAGGCGATGGCGCTGCAGCACCGATTGATGTCGCTGCGGTTATTGCCGCTGACTTGCAGCGCAGCGGTCGTTTCGCACCGATCGACATCAACAAAATGCTGCAGCGGCCTACCAGTGGTGTGGACGTCAACTTTTCAGACTGGTCCATTCTGGGCGTTGAAGCACTGGTAATCGGGCGGGTCACACAGACTGGCGACAACGTTTACAGCATCCAGTTTCAGTTATTCGATGTATTCGGCCGCGAACAGTTGGTCGGATACCGAATGCCGGCAAGCCGCGGCACCATGCGCGTTGGCGCACATCGTGCCGCGGACATGATTTACGAAAAGTTGACTGGAATTCCGGGCGTGTTCGGCACCCAGGTCACCTACGTGACGGCAACCGGCACTGGTCGTGACCGCTTGTACCGACTCATAGTCGCGGATGCCGATGGTGAGAATGAACACACGATCATGGAGTCGGCAGACCCGATCATGTCTCCGGCCTGGTCGCCTGACAGTCGGCGTATCGCGTACGTATCCTTTGAAGGCAGCGTCTCCTCCATATTTATCCAGACTCTACGTACGGGGAACCGCGTTCGGGTTTCGAATCGGGCTGGCATCAACGGTTCGCCGTCATTCTCTCCGGACGGACGTAAACTCGTGCTGACCCTGGGTGGTCCGGATGGCAATCTCGATATTCACGTCATGGATATTGCCAGTCGCGAGGTGACGCGCCTGACGACCAATCGCTCGATTGACACGGAAGGCAGTTGGTCGCCGGATGGCTCGCAGATTTACTTCACCTCGGATCGCAGTGGCGGGCCGCAGGTCTACCGGATCAGCGCCAACGGCGGAACGCCGGAACGGGTCACCTTTGAGGGCAGTTACAATGCGCGCCCGAGGCTGTCTCCGGATGGCAAAAAGCTGGCGCTGGTGCATCAGAATCGTGGCCAGTTTCAGATTGCCGTTCAGGACCTTGCGAGCCGCCAGCTCCTGATCCTGTCGACCGGCGATCAGGACGAATCCCCCAGTTTTGCACCGAACAGCGATACCTTGATCTACGCCACGCGTCAGGGGCGCCAGGGTGTCCTGGCTACGGTTTCGGCGGATGGGCTGATTCGGCAGAGACTGGCATCGGGTGAAGGCGACGTCCGTGAGCCGGTCTGGTCGCCTTTCCCGCGCTACTAA
- the pal gene encoding peptidoglycan-associated lipoprotein Pal, which produces MNHYKLLSLSLLVLILGACSKTPTLPDPEPNSEIGSGMDNDSSAGTRGWETDGLDQGEEFGDEMAGELGMVLYFDFDQSELRPVYADLLARHANRLANNAQLSVRLEGHADERGSREYNIGLGERRAQTVRRMMLIQGAAANQISTVSFGEERPAAFGSDEDSYQQNRRVEIKYTN; this is translated from the coding sequence ATGAACCACTACAAACTGTTATCTCTTTCTCTGCTCGTGCTGATCCTGGGCGCTTGTAGCAAAACACCGACCCTGCCGGACCCTGAGCCGAACAGTGAAATTGGCTCCGGTATGGACAACGATTCGTCGGCCGGCACCCGCGGCTGGGAGACCGATGGTCTCGATCAGGGCGAGGAATTTGGCGACGAGATGGCCGGCGAGCTTGGCATGGTTCTTTATTTTGATTTTGACCAGTCGGAGCTGCGACCGGTGTACGCTGATTTGCTCGCCAGGCACGCCAACAGACTGGCGAATAACGCGCAGCTGAGCGTGCGTCTTGAAGGCCACGCCGATGAGCGCGGTTCCCGTGAATACAATATCGGCCTGGGTGAACGGCGCGCGCAGACTGTGCGCCGGATGATGCTCATTCAGGGTGCGGCAGCGAACCAGATATCGACGGTCAGTTTCGGTGAAGAGCGCCCGGCGGCGTTCGGCAGCGACGAAGATTCTTACCAGCAGAACCGCCGCGTCGAAATCAAGTACACCAACTAG
- the ybgF gene encoding tol-pal system protein YbgF, with protein MNRAKGLALLLTTAMSLQGCTALTPPAEDPMQQRLVEVERRLAALERILANGSLVDLTVQVDELQRRGAELQGRIETLEHEKEEGASRQRELYRDLDERIQNLERSARPVQSVSVLDGGSLAPGELPLPGGSDLDNYQAAFELLKEQRYEPAAMAFRQFLVSFPDSQRADNAQYWLAESYYVSGEFGEALTQFKLVVDKYPRSRKVPDALLKMGYCNYELKKWDDARAALRRVQAEYADTTAARLAEQRLSRMQDEGH; from the coding sequence GTGAATAGAGCTAAAGGTCTCGCGCTCCTGCTGACGACAGCAATGAGTCTGCAGGGCTGCACGGCACTGACACCGCCCGCTGAAGACCCGATGCAACAGCGTCTGGTTGAGGTGGAGCGCCGCCTTGCCGCGTTGGAGCGCATTCTGGCCAATGGCAGTCTGGTGGATCTGACGGTGCAGGTTGACGAGTTGCAGCGGCGCGGCGCCGAATTGCAGGGGCGTATAGAAACTCTCGAACACGAGAAAGAGGAGGGCGCCTCCCGGCAACGTGAACTCTACCGGGATCTGGACGAGCGGATTCAGAATCTGGAGCGCAGCGCGCGACCGGTTCAGAGTGTCAGCGTTCTCGACGGTGGCTCATTAGCGCCCGGCGAATTGCCGTTGCCGGGTGGCTCTGACCTGGACAACTATCAGGCAGCGTTTGAGTTGCTGAAAGAACAGCGTTACGAGCCGGCAGCCATGGCTTTCCGCCAGTTCCTGGTCAGTTTTCCGGATAGTCAGCGTGCGGACAATGCGCAGTACTGGCTCGCCGAGTCCTACTACGTGTCGGGCGAATTTGGCGAGGCATTAACTCAGTTCAAACTTGTGGTCGATAAATACCCCCGGTCGCGCAAAGTGCCCGACGCTTTGCTCAAGATGGGCTATTGCAATTACGAACTGAAAAAATGGGACGACGCACGGGCGGCATTACGCCGGGTACAGGCTGAGTACGCTGATACCACGGCGGCCAGGTTGGCCGAGCAACGGCTCTCAAGAATGCAGGACGAGGGCCACTAG